Proteins encoded within one genomic window of Spirulina major PCC 6313:
- a CDS encoding cyclic nucleotide-binding domain-containing protein yields MLSSFERLLFIRRVSIFQELRDEFLVKLASAMDELSFPSDHTIFEQGEEGRSLYIVISGRVRVHSGDRELARMDAGKVFGEMALFDAEPRSASVTTTETCDCLTLNQLQLIDAIEETPEIAINITRALSRRIRELNGKINSYESEIKEMRAVNSPLR; encoded by the coding sequence ATGCTAAGCAGTTTTGAACGCCTTCTGTTTATTCGGCGTGTTTCAATTTTCCAAGAATTACGCGACGAATTTCTCGTCAAGCTTGCGTCGGCCATGGATGAACTCTCGTTTCCCAGCGATCACACGATTTTTGAGCAAGGGGAAGAAGGGCGATCGCTCTACATTGTGATTTCCGGTCGGGTGCGAGTTCATTCCGGCGATCGCGAACTTGCCCGAATGGATGCCGGCAAGGTTTTCGGCGAAATGGCCCTCTTCGATGCCGAACCCCGTTCCGCCTCCGTCACCACCACCGAAACCTGCGACTGTCTCACCCTCAATCAACTCCAATTGATCGACGCAATCGAAGAAACCCCCGAAATTGCCATTAACATCACCCGCGCCCTCTCCCGTCGGATTCGCGAACTCAACGGCAAGATCAACAGCTACGAAAGCGAGATCAAAGAAATGCGAGCGGTGAATAGTCCCCTGCGGTGA
- a CDS encoding Npt1/Npt2 family nucleotide transporter, with translation MKSSKGVRNKGDWRQQLLKVVNLRPEEGERTFLMFAFYTITSVGLLWLEQCTIALFLERFGAEGLPLIYVASALMGSGLGFIYSWLQNNFPLKQVFIVIALLMSLPLLLFRTGLELGTTNGVLVLITVFTLRLWMDAEEILNDLNSQVAANQLFNIREIKRTYPIISSGLLVGDVVSGFSLPILIIFIGLKNVIFAASLMILLGGGVLLYLSNRYKQAFPDTPVRELDELQTNYSSRRTGGTLRRYIIPLFSFFILGELLFLLVEFQYLGELERVYPNTDEIAGFLGIFSGFLGICELATQWFVSSRAVERLGVFVAAMFLPVSLSILGFMTIFFDVTNLGGFDIDSAQVLFFGVIVLKFFDELLRYTLIAGIEPFLFQPLPAEIRSDVQTQVQGIAEPLSTGLTGLGILSTVWILERVLGGMSEEAARVTQGGIFVVAIVIFSMVWAASALLLRQSYVSLLVQSAENGRLGFGSVDLKAFKRAIIDSLDQETPDEDKRSCIQLLERIDLPNAGELLAPRLVKLSPSLQLLSMKAMLSYPKPDYLNYVQRLIETKPSLDVLALALRYIWLAQPELETHTLKPYLNERVDAMVRGTAAGLILRRGTVDDRKEATATLERMLTSNREKDRVIGVQALQEADEASDLSQFYIPVLLQDESARVRCALLEAIAAKSLTDYYPSLLKGLYYRSTRDAAKQALVKLGDGAILLLGAVAEDIHKPDFIRQQAWSALAEIGTEGAIATLVQHLLTSWGTSRRNLLRILLKIPGDQGIEAVLEQIGRSGVEALIEQELFLLTQILSAELDFSPEAIAGREADLLRDSLIGMQSDILDRCFLVMKLLYPFSAIQAAILNLNSDSEVSIALGLEILDNTLDIPQKQALLRVMERRPTRDRLNDLNDLMPYEPLPPNERLRRLLDLRHFLSDWTLACCFHLAREQRWAVSREATLVGLRHPSSFVRESILAYLKAASPRTCLELLPILKNDPDPLVAAQVDHLKMELNSTP, from the coding sequence ATGAAATCGTCCAAAGGCGTTCGGAACAAAGGAGATTGGCGACAACAACTCCTCAAAGTGGTCAACCTCCGACCGGAGGAGGGAGAGCGCACTTTTTTAATGTTTGCCTTCTACACCATTACCTCGGTGGGGCTGCTCTGGCTCGAACAATGCACGATCGCCCTCTTCCTCGAACGCTTCGGAGCCGAAGGCCTGCCCCTGATCTACGTCGCCAGTGCCCTGATGGGGTCAGGTCTTGGATTTATCTACTCCTGGCTGCAAAATAACTTTCCCCTCAAGCAGGTCTTCATCGTCATCGCCCTGCTGATGTCCCTGCCCCTCCTCCTCTTCCGCACCGGCCTAGAACTGGGAACCACCAACGGCGTTCTCGTCTTGATCACCGTCTTCACCCTCCGCCTCTGGATGGATGCCGAAGAAATTCTCAACGACCTCAACTCCCAAGTTGCCGCCAATCAACTCTTTAACATCCGCGAAATCAAGCGCACCTATCCGATTATCTCCAGTGGTTTGCTCGTGGGGGATGTGGTATCGGGGTTCTCCCTGCCGATTTTGATTATCTTCATCGGTTTGAAAAATGTTATTTTCGCGGCTTCGCTGATGATTTTGCTGGGGGGCGGCGTTCTCCTCTACCTCAGCAATCGCTACAAACAAGCCTTCCCCGATACCCCCGTCCGCGAACTCGACGAACTCCAAACCAACTACTCTTCCCGCCGCACCGGGGGCACGCTGCGCCGCTACATCATCCCTTTATTTTCGTTTTTCATCTTGGGGGAATTGCTCTTTCTGCTCGTCGAGTTTCAATACCTCGGCGAACTGGAACGGGTTTATCCCAACACTGATGAAATTGCCGGATTTTTGGGGATTTTCTCCGGGTTTTTAGGGATTTGTGAATTGGCGACCCAGTGGTTTGTGTCCAGTCGGGCGGTGGAACGGTTGGGGGTGTTCGTGGCGGCGATGTTTTTACCGGTGTCTCTGTCGATTTTGGGATTCATGACCATCTTCTTTGATGTGACGAATCTGGGGGGCTTTGATATTGATAGTGCCCAGGTGTTGTTTTTCGGGGTGATTGTTCTCAAGTTCTTTGATGAACTGCTGCGCTATACCCTGATTGCGGGGATTGAGCCGTTTTTGTTCCAGCCCCTGCCTGCTGAGATTCGCAGTGATGTGCAGACCCAAGTGCAGGGGATTGCTGAACCCTTGTCCACAGGGTTAACGGGGTTGGGGATTTTGTCCACGGTCTGGATCTTGGAGCGGGTTTTGGGTGGGATGTCGGAGGAGGCGGCGCGGGTCACCCAGGGGGGGATCTTTGTAGTGGCGATCGTTATTTTTTCGATGGTGTGGGCGGCTAGTGCGTTGCTGTTGCGGCAAAGTTATGTGAGTTTGCTGGTGCAGAGTGCCGAAAATGGCCGCCTGGGGTTTGGGTCGGTGGATCTGAAGGCGTTTAAGCGGGCGATTATTGATTCGTTGGATCAAGAAACGCCAGATGAGGATAAGCGATCGTGTATTCAACTGCTTGAACGGATTGATTTGCCGAATGCGGGGGAATTGCTCGCGCCGCGTTTGGTGAAGTTGTCGCCGAGTTTGCAATTGCTGAGTATGAAGGCGATGTTGAGTTATCCGAAGCCGGACTATCTCAACTATGTGCAGCGGTTGATTGAAACGAAGCCGAGTTTGGATGTGTTGGCGTTGGCTCTGCGGTATATCTGGTTGGCGCAGCCGGAGTTGGAAACCCATACCCTCAAGCCCTACTTAAATGAGCGGGTGGATGCGATGGTGCGGGGTACGGCGGCGGGCTTGATTTTGCGGCGGGGGACGGTGGACGATCGCAAGGAAGCCACGGCGACCCTAGAACGGATGCTCACCTCGAACCGAGAAAAAGATCGGGTGATTGGCGTGCAAGCACTGCAAGAAGCCGATGAAGCGTCGGATCTGAGTCAGTTTTATATTCCGGTGCTGTTGCAGGATGAGTCGGCGCGGGTGCGCTGTGCGTTGTTGGAGGCGATCGCGGCGAAATCCCTCACCGATTACTATCCTTCCCTGCTGAAGGGCTTGTATTACCGCTCAACCCGTGATGCGGCGAAACAGGCATTGGTGAAGCTCGGAGATGGGGCGATTCTGCTCCTGGGTGCGGTGGCGGAGGATATTCACAAACCGGATTTTATTCGTCAGCAAGCCTGGTCAGCCTTGGCGGAAATCGGCACAGAAGGAGCGATCGCAACTCTCGTGCAGCATCTGCTCACCAGTTGGGGCACGTCACGCCGGAACCTCCTGCGCATTCTTTTAAAAATTCCGGGCGATCAAGGCATTGAAGCAGTGCTTGAGCAGATCGGCCGGAGTGGTGTCGAAGCGTTAATTGAGCAAGAACTGTTCCTCTTGACCCAGATTTTGAGTGCTGAGTTGGATTTCTCCCCGGAAGCGATCGCCGGCCGCGAAGCTGATCTGCTGCGGGATTCCCTGATTGGGATGCAGTCGGATATCCTCGATCGCTGCTTCTTGGTGATGAAACTGCTCTACCCCTTCAGCGCCATTCAGGCCGCGATTCTCAACCTCAACTCCGATTCAGAGGTGAGCATCGCCCTGGGGTTAGAAATTCTCGATAACACCCTCGATATTCCCCAAAAACAAGCCCTGTTGCGGGTCATGGAGCGTCGCCCCACCCGCGATCGCCTCAACGACCTCAACGACCTGATGCCCTACGAACCCCTGCCCCCCAACGAACGACTGCGGCGGCTTCTCGACCTCCGGCACTTCCTCTCGGACTGGACGCTCGCCTGCTGCTTCCACCTCGCCCGCGAACAACGCTGGGCCGTGAGTCGTGAGGCTACCCTCGTCGGGTTACGCCATCCCAGTAGTTTTGTGCGAGAGTCCATCCTCGCCTATCTCAAAGCCGCCAGTCCGCGCACCTGCTTAGAACTCCTCCCCATTTTAAAAAATGATCCCGATCCCCTCGTCGCGGCTCAAGTGGATCACTTAAAAATGGAGTTAAATAGTACACCATAG
- the infC gene encoding translation initiation factor IF-3 encodes MKDRRTRRDVPQINERIRYPQIRVIDTDGAQVGIISSEEGRRLAEERELDLVLVSDKSDPPVCRIMDYGKYKFEQEKKAREARKKQHTADVKEVKMRYKIEEHDYQVRVNSAIRFLKAGDKVKATITFRGREIQHANLAEALLNRMAKDLEAVAELQQAPKREGRNMMMLLSPKK; translated from the coding sequence GTGAAAGATAGACGAACCCGCCGAGATGTGCCGCAAATCAACGAGCGCATCCGCTACCCCCAAATTCGTGTGATTGACACTGACGGAGCCCAAGTCGGAATCATTTCTTCCGAGGAAGGCCGTCGTCTTGCTGAAGAGCGAGAGTTAGATTTAGTGCTTGTTAGTGATAAATCCGATCCGCCGGTGTGCCGGATTATGGACTACGGCAAATATAAATTTGAGCAAGAAAAGAAAGCGCGTGAAGCCCGGAAAAAGCAGCACACCGCAGATGTGAAGGAAGTCAAAATGCGCTACAAAATCGAAGAGCATGACTATCAAGTGCGGGTGAATAGCGCGATTCGTTTCCTGAAGGCGGGGGATAAGGTCAAAGCGACGATCACCTTCCGGGGTCGAGAAATTCAACATGCCAATCTAGCCGAAGCCCTGCTGAACCGGATGGCCAAAGACCTCGAAGCGGTGGCCGAACTCCAGCAAGCCCCAAAACGGGAGGGACGGAATATGATGATGTTGCTTTCTCCTAAGAAATAA
- a CDS encoding alpha/beta fold hydrolase yields MQGRAEHDGEGIPSLEWGQWFEGMSMGLNRTWDEQRYWDAKLGPQRDWIWRGWPVRYSVSRPSQDHDQGHAPLLLIHGFGAAVEHWRHNVPVLGRDRTIYALDLLGFGGSRKASTQYTLDLWVDQLYQFWRLLIQRPIVLVGNSLGSLVCARAAQLHPEMVDAVVLINLPDVSLRQAAIPAPLRPVVNAIESLFAPPPLIKLILRVVRRPAMIRRWVKIAYPDPTAVDDELVALLSNPAYDVGAGDTLVALSKSLRQPQFSPPMREVIAALTQPILLLWGECDRMVPFALSQQFTGLNPRLTFVPLPGAGHCPHDECPDQFHHILSSWLAAQRSGKAAQSYAEAI; encoded by the coding sequence ATGCAAGGGAGGGCTGAGCATGATGGGGAGGGGATTCCATCGCTAGAATGGGGGCAATGGTTTGAGGGGATGAGCATGGGGTTGAACCGGACGTGGGATGAACAACGCTACTGGGATGCAAAACTGGGCCCGCAGCGGGATTGGATTTGGCGGGGCTGGCCGGTGCGTTATTCGGTGTCGCGGCCGAGTCAGGATCATGATCAGGGCCATGCGCCGCTGCTATTGATCCATGGCTTTGGGGCAGCGGTGGAACATTGGCGGCATAATGTGCCGGTGTTGGGGCGCGATCGCACCATCTACGCCCTCGATCTCCTCGGTTTCGGCGGCTCCCGCAAGGCAAGCACTCAATACACCCTCGATCTGTGGGTGGATCAGCTTTATCAGTTTTGGCGGCTCTTGATTCAACGCCCCATCGTGCTGGTGGGGAATTCCCTCGGCTCCCTGGTCTGTGCACGGGCGGCTCAACTCCATCCGGAGATGGTGGATGCGGTGGTCTTGATTAATCTGCCCGATGTCTCCCTGCGTCAAGCCGCGATTCCGGCTCCTCTCCGGCCGGTGGTGAATGCGATCGAATCCCTCTTTGCGCCGCCACCGTTGATTAAGCTGATTTTGCGGGTGGTGCGACGACCGGCGATGATCCGGCGGTGGGTGAAAATCGCCTATCCCGATCCCACAGCGGTGGATGATGAATTGGTGGCGCTGTTGTCCAACCCGGCCTACGACGTGGGGGCCGGGGATACCCTCGTGGCCCTGTCGAAATCCCTACGCCAACCCCAGTTTTCGCCCCCGATGCGTGAGGTAATCGCCGCGTTGACCCAGCCGATTTTGTTGCTCTGGGGGGAGTGCGATCGCATGGTTCCCTTTGCCCTCTCCCAACAGTTCACCGGACTGAATCCCCGCCTCACCTTCGTCCCCCTCCCCGGTGCCGGCCATTGCCCCCACGACGAATGCCCCGATCAATTCCATCACATCCTCTCGTCCTGGCTGGCCGCGCAACGCTCCGGCAAAGCTGCTCAGAGCTATGCCGAAGCAATTTGA
- the petJ gene encoding cytochrome c6 PetJ, which translates to MRRIITTLVLTLSFVFMIGLRPAQAADLGKGAAVFSANCAACHIGGKNVVNGAKTLKKEDLVKYGMDNIEAIKTQIMKGKAAMPAFTGRLSAEDIENVAAYVLSQAESGW; encoded by the coding sequence ATGCGACGCATTATTACTACCCTTGTTTTAACTCTCTCTTTCGTCTTTATGATCGGTTTACGTCCGGCCCAAGCTGCGGATTTAGGCAAAGGTGCAGCGGTGTTTAGTGCCAACTGTGCCGCGTGCCATATCGGAGGAAAGAATGTCGTTAATGGTGCTAAAACCTTGAAGAAAGAGGATTTAGTTAAATACGGCATGGATAACATTGAGGCGATTAAAACCCAAATCATGAAGGGTAAAGCCGCAATGCCTGCGTTTACGGGCCGTCTCAGTGCTGAGGATATCGAAAACGTGGCGGCCTATGTTTTGAGTCAGGCTGAATCGGGTTGGTAA
- a CDS encoding BlaI/MecI/CopY family transcriptional regulator has protein sequence MAPFPAHRPQQMSLGPLETEIVELLWDFETATVKQIHDRILSDPQRELAYTSITTVLQRLAAKGWVKRQKVGRSFRWTPLLSRTDAQVFRANHHLQQVLGVNNPDVVAAFADSLDQASMNQLDELAQRIKAARAARSE, from the coding sequence ATGGCTCCATTTCCAGCGCACCGCCCTCAACAGATGTCTCTCGGCCCCCTAGAGACGGAAATTGTCGAACTCCTTTGGGACTTTGAAACCGCCACCGTGAAGCAAATTCACGATCGCATCCTCAGCGATCCCCAGCGCGAACTCGCCTACACCTCCATCACCACGGTTCTCCAACGTTTGGCGGCCAAGGGCTGGGTGAAACGTCAAAAAGTGGGTCGCTCCTTCCGTTGGACTCCCCTCCTCAGCCGCACCGATGCCCAGGTATTCCGGGCGAATCACCATCTCCAACAGGTGCTAGGGGTGAATAATCCCGATGTGGTGGCCGCCTTTGCCGACAGTCTGGATCAAGCCAGTATGAATCAACTCGATGAACTGGCCCAACGCATTAAAGCCGCTCGTGCCGCTCGTTCGGAGTAA
- a CDS encoding M56 family metallopeptidase produces the protein MHIVMVIGAIAISVLLRSTQIPATLPWPQRWTRTLGAFTLPPVLLLTTALAIALMGPNGMMLGMTVGGVGYGFSVLLLGGAFGWLLVLMVQGMRAKAAAQAYPLITLGTVQARLLKMPDCFAGHVGLWPSELVISEGLIERLTAEQLQGVLAHEQAHHYYQDTLWFWILGWLRRLTGWLPHTEALWQELLLLRELRADHWAATQVDPLTLAEALLVVVRSPFIPPTAQVIPLHDQPTRVETRINALLAADLLSEERLGQLLAEQQNRWLSGGLVALLAPLLLMALHH, from the coding sequence ATGCATATTGTGATGGTGATTGGGGCGATCGCAATCTCCGTACTCTTGCGATCCACCCAGATTCCCGCGACGCTGCCCTGGCCCCAGCGTTGGACTCGCACCCTCGGTGCTTTTACCCTGCCCCCCGTCTTACTCCTGACCACGGCCCTGGCGATCGCCCTCATGGGCCCCAACGGGATGATGCTCGGCATGACCGTTGGCGGCGTGGGCTATGGCTTCAGTGTGCTGCTGTTGGGGGGTGCTTTCGGTTGGCTGCTGGTGTTGATGGTGCAGGGGATGCGGGCCAAAGCCGCAGCCCAAGCTTACCCCCTGATCACCCTCGGAACCGTCCAAGCCCGCCTCTTAAAAATGCCCGATTGTTTTGCGGGTCATGTGGGTTTGTGGCCGTCGGAATTGGTGATTAGTGAAGGCTTGATCGAACGGCTCACCGCTGAACAATTACAAGGTGTCCTTGCCCACGAGCAGGCTCATCACTACTATCAAGACACCCTCTGGTTTTGGATCTTGGGATGGTTGCGGCGTTTGACCGGCTGGTTGCCTCACACAGAAGCCCTCTGGCAAGAATTATTGCTGTTGCGGGAATTGCGGGCGGATCATTGGGCGGCAACCCAGGTAGACCCCTTGACCTTAGCGGAGGCCCTGTTGGTGGTGGTGCGATCGCCCTTCATCCCTCCCACCGCCCAAGTCATCCCCCTCCATGATCAACCGACTCGTGTTGAAACCCGAATCAATGCACTGTTAGCCGCAGATCTTCTCAGTGAGGAACGCTTAGGGCAACTCCTGGCCGAGCAGCAAAACCGATGGCTGAGCGGGGGTCTTGTTGCCCTGCTGGCCCCCTTGTTGCTCATGGCCTTGCACCATTAA
- a CDS encoding peptidoglycan-binding protein — protein MESLSYLYYSLVFEADTDPLSFEISLPNFVRSAQLRLVSTTWMMVAIALFTLSLQNMAIALQVGDRGTEIKTLQATLKSKGYFNGPITGYYGPITAEAVQQFQRVNQLDIDGIAGPTTQNILYDNGAATNTINTPLNSASRGLLKYGQNNAHVRELQAELKQLGYFNGPISGYYGTLTEAAVRTFQATHGLQVDGVVGPNTRDRIQNGAQPQPTSSNNTANSPFQLDGFTVGGNGFTDLEPTPDSQPAPSNDAANPADAFPIQVDPAASPADPSLDPLPDSAASVTNDDDPPPAPIAAPFSRATQRFIAQIADEQPNIAFAVSFGNGSDRFVTGQSRAVETVFRADSFTRNAAPFASSTATEPSMELQKTIYGNIAPKSIVHSGRGLFFAQNMMYSHSITVYDRDFNLVKTIADSVDLQKFGYPQYAGIYRGSPVEASFSHSGQYAWVSNYQMYGAGFNHPGSDKCTPTQGTDDSFLYRINTETFAIDQVIRVGSVPKFVATTPDNRYVLVTNWCTDDLSIVDVQQGREIQRVELGRYPRGIVVDQQSRTAYVAIMGSQNIAQVDLATFQVDWIENVGRSPRHLNLDPSGRYLYTSLNGESQVAKIDLETRRVVTKTATGNAPRSMILSDDGDFLYVVNYHSNTMAKVRTATMEVVKTVDVNDKPIGITYDPETHQVWVSCYSGSIMVFSA, from the coding sequence ATGGAATCTTTGTCCTACCTCTATTACAGTTTAGTGTTTGAGGCTGACACCGATCCCCTCAGCTTTGAAATTTCATTGCCGAATTTTGTCCGTTCGGCTCAGTTGCGGCTGGTGTCCACCACCTGGATGATGGTGGCGATCGCCCTCTTTACCCTCAGTTTGCAAAACATGGCGATCGCGCTGCAAGTGGGCGATCGCGGCACCGAGATCAAAACCCTCCAAGCCACCCTGAAAAGCAAAGGTTACTTCAACGGCCCGATCACCGGCTACTACGGCCCGATCACCGCCGAAGCCGTCCAACAGTTCCAACGGGTCAACCAACTCGATATCGATGGTATTGCCGGCCCCACCACTCAAAACATTCTCTACGACAACGGGGCCGCCACCAATACAATCAACACGCCCCTCAACAGCGCCAGCCGCGGCCTGTTGAAATACGGTCAAAATAATGCCCATGTGCGGGAACTGCAAGCAGAACTAAAACAACTGGGGTATTTTAACGGCCCCATCAGCGGCTATTACGGAACCCTCACCGAAGCCGCTGTGCGCACCTTCCAGGCAACCCACGGTTTGCAGGTGGATGGTGTTGTCGGGCCCAACACCCGCGATCGCATCCAAAACGGGGCGCAACCCCAGCCCACCAGCAGCAACAACACCGCCAATTCCCCCTTTCAACTAGACGGCTTCACCGTCGGCGGCAATGGCTTCACCGACCTTGAACCCACCCCCGACAGTCAGCCCGCTCCCAGCAATGACGCAGCCAACCCAGCCGATGCGTTTCCCATTCAGGTAGACCCCGCTGCCAGTCCCGCAGACCCCAGCCTTGACCCCCTTCCTGACTCAGCGGCATCCGTCACCAATGATGATGATCCGCCCCCCGCTCCCATTGCCGCCCCATTTAGCCGCGCCACCCAACGCTTCATCGCCCAAATTGCCGACGAGCAGCCCAATATTGCCTTTGCGGTGTCCTTTGGCAATGGGAGCGATCGCTTCGTCACCGGCCAAAGTCGCGCCGTCGAAACCGTTTTCCGCGCAGACAGCTTCACCCGCAATGCGGCCCCCTTCGCCTCATCAACCGCCACCGAGCCATCGATGGAACTGCAAAAAACCATCTACGGCAACATCGCCCCCAAATCCATCGTCCACTCCGGGCGCGGTCTCTTCTTCGCCCAAAACATGATGTACAGCCACAGCATCACGGTGTACGATCGCGACTTCAACCTCGTCAAAACCATCGCCGATTCCGTCGATCTGCAAAAATTTGGCTATCCTCAATACGCCGGCATCTATCGCGGTTCCCCCGTCGAAGCCAGCTTTTCCCACAGCGGTCAATATGCCTGGGTGTCCAACTATCAAATGTATGGGGCGGGCTTTAACCATCCCGGCAGCGACAAATGCACCCCCACCCAAGGCACAGACGACAGTTTTCTCTACCGCATCAACACCGAAACCTTTGCCATCGACCAAGTGATCCGCGTCGGCTCCGTGCCAAAATTCGTCGCCACCACCCCCGACAATCGCTATGTCTTGGTAACCAACTGGTGTACTGATGATCTCAGCATCGTCGATGTGCAGCAGGGGCGCGAGATTCAGCGGGTGGAGTTGGGGCGCTATCCCAGGGGGATTGTGGTGGATCAACAGTCCCGCACGGCCTATGTGGCGATCATGGGGTCGCAAAATATCGCCCAAGTGGATCTCGCCACCTTTCAAGTTGATTGGATCGAAAACGTGGGGCGATCGCCCCGCCATCTCAACCTAGACCCCAGCGGCCGCTATCTCTACACCAGCCTCAACGGTGAAAGCCAAGTGGCAAAAATTGACCTCGAAACCCGGCGCGTCGTCACCAAAACCGCCACGGGCAACGCCCCCCGCAGCATGATTCTCTCCGACGATGGCGACTTCCTCTATGTGGTTAATTACCATTCCAACACCATGGCCAAAGTGCGCACCGCCACCATGGAAGTGGTCAAAACCGTCGATGTGAACGATAAACCCATCGGCATCACCTACGACCCCGAAACCCATCAGGTGTGGGTGTCGTGCTATTCCGGCAGCATCATGGTATTTTCAGCCTAG
- a CDS encoding TM2 domain-containing protein has protein sequence MINPKEPNLSDANSKKIAAGICGILLGALGIHKFILGYQTEGLVMILVSVLSCGILAFVIGIIGLVEGIIYLTKTDEEFLETYLINKRGWF, from the coding sequence ATGATCAACCCCAAAGAACCCAACTTAAGCGATGCCAACAGCAAGAAAATCGCTGCCGGGATCTGTGGTATTCTCCTTGGCGCACTCGGAATTCATAAATTCATTCTGGGCTACCAAACTGAAGGTCTCGTTATGATTCTCGTCTCGGTGCTGTCCTGCGGAATCCTCGCGTTTGTGATTGGCATCATCGGCTTAGTGGAGGGGATTATTTACCTGACCAAAACAGATGAAGAATTTTTAGAAACCTATCTGATTAACAAGCGGGGTTGGTTTTAG